The following is a genomic window from Actinomadura sp. WMMB 499.
GACCCGGCCGCCCTCGGGGACGCGCTCGTCCGGCTCATCGACGACGAGGGCCTGCGGCACCGGATGGCCGCCGCCGCGCCCGGCACCGCGCGGCGCTACGCCGTCTCCTCGGTCGCCGCCGACTGGGAGGACGTCCTCGCCGACCTCCGCCGGTGAGCACGGTCAGTGAGCGCGGCCCGGGAGCGCGGGTCCCGGGAACGGCGGGCGATACCTGACATGTCCGGGAGGTGAACCGGCGGTTTCGCGGATCTCCGGGCGACAGTCGGGAAGAATGCCGGAGGCCACTTCCGGTCAGTCGCTAGCATCGGTACGGCCCTGACGACGAAAGGAACTCCACCATGGCGAACTTCACGCTCGACGACGTTCGGCAACGGACGTACAAGGCGCGTGACGCGTGGTGGACGGTGCTGCTCGTCGACCCGCTCGCCGCGCGGCTGGTGAGGTTCACCGCCAACCGGACCCGCATCACCCCGAACCAGCTCACCGTGGCGGCGCTCGTCCTCGGCCTGGCGGCCGCGGCCTGCTTCGCGATGGCCGACTGGCAGTGGCTGCTGGCGGGCGCGCTGCTGTACCACCTGTCGTTCACGCTCGACTGCATGGACGGCAAGATCGCGCGGCTGAAGGGCACCGGGTCGGTGTTCGGCGCGTGGCTCGACTACATCTTCGACCGGCTGCGGGTGCTCGCCTGCGCGATCGCGCTGATGGCCGGGCAGTACGCCGCCACCGGCAACGTCGCCTACGTGTGGACGGCGCTCGCCGTCGTCTTCCTCGACATGCTCCGCTACATGGACTCCCTCGAGATCTTCAAGGTGCGGGCGCAGATGCGGTCCGCGCTGGCGAAGGCGCGCCGGGAGGCCGAGTCGCTGGAGCTGGCGGAGCTGCGGGCCGGGGGCGGCGGGCCGGACGAGGTCGGCGCGCGGCTCGCGTCGGCGGAGCGGACGCTGGACGCCGACGAGGCGGAGGACGAGGACCGGGTCGTCGGCGAGGAAGCCGCCGAGAAGGCCGCCGACGCCGTCATGCAGCGGGGCCTCTACACGCGTTTCCCCTGGTACGCCCGTGTCCGCGACGTGCTCATGCGCGGGCGGATCCGGCCGCACCTGTTCAGCGGCATCGAGTTCCAGATGGGCGTGTTCATCGTCGCGCCGGTCGCCGCGGCGATCGTCTCCGGGGCGATCATCCCGGTCGTCGCGGTCAGCGCCGCCGGGATGCTGTTCTTCGAGCTGGTGGTCATCTACAAGTTCTGGATGGCGACGCACGCCTACAACCGGAACATGGCGGCGCTCGAGGAGAAGATCGCCGGGTACCGCGACCGGCTCCCGGAGGGCGAGTTCGAGCGGATCCAGGCGGGCGCCGGCACCAGCGCCGGCTGACCCGCGCCCGTCACGCCCCCGCGGGCGGTACGGGCACGGTGAGCGCGGTGCCCATCGGCATGTCGAGGTGGATTCGGTCGTCCGCGACGATCAGCCGGAGGACGGCCGTCCCGCAGCCCCGGCAGCGCAGCACGTTGCCGGGCGCGTGCGCGTAGAGGCGCGCCGCCGCCAGCGGCCCGGCGAGACCGCACGCCCCGCAGCGGACCGTGGCCGAGGTCATCTCGGGGGCGAACAGCCTGCTCAGCGGCCCCGCCAGCGCGTTGCCGTCCAGGTGCAGCCCGTCCATGACGGGGGCCGCCGCCGGGGGCTCCGCGGCGGGGCGGCGGGCGAACGCGGGCCGTACGTCGGGTTCCTGCCAGGTCATCGTCAACCTCCACTGGGGCCGAAGCGTTCGGTCTTGACGCGGGACGGGTCGTGGCCGAGGTCGACGAGCGTCGCCGCGACGGCCTCGACGAACCCGGTGGGGCCGCACACGAAGCAGGCCGGCCGCGCGTCCGGGGACGGCCCGAGCGCGGCGAGTTCGGACGGCGTCAGGCGTCCCGGCGGGCGGGGGTGGCCGGACGGGGCCCGCCGCGTGTAGGCGAGCATCAGCCGGGTGCCGCCGCCCGCGCCGCCCGCCGTGGCGAGGCGGCCGAGTTCGTCGCCGTAGCAGAGCACGTCGGGCGAGCGGAGCGAGTACGCGACGGTGTACGGCGGCGCGCCCGTCCGGTCCCGCCGGGCGCGCAGCATGCACATGACCGGGACGATCCCGGCGCCGCCCGCGACGAGCAGGACGGGCGCGGGATCGGCCGGGTCCAGGACGAACCAGCCCCCGATCGGCCCGAGCAGCTCGACGGACGCGCCGACCGGCAGGCCCTCGACCAGGTACGTCGACACCTCCCCGGCCGGGACCTCCTGCACGGTCAGCTCGACGTTCGCGCCGTCCGCGGGCGCGGCGAGCGAGTAGCTGCGGACCGCCCGGTAGCCGTCGTCGGCGGTGAGCCGGACGTCGGCGTGCTGGCCCGGCAGGTGGCCGGGCCAGTCCGGCACCCGCAGCCGCAGCGTGCGGGTGATCGGGTTCTCCCGGGCGTCGCCGGTCAGCTCCGCCGCGTACCAGGCGGGCCGGACGGGCGCGGACGTCCCTCGCGCGGTGGCCGCGCCGCTCATGACCACACGCCGCTCATGACCAGGTGTAGCGCTGCTCGCGCCACGGGTCGCCGTAGTTGTGGTACCCGGCGGTCTCCCAGAAGCCGGGCCGGTCCTCGGTGAGCAGCCGCAGCTCCCGCACCCACTTGGCCGACTTCCAGAAGTACAGGTGCGGGATCAGCAGCCGGGCCGGGCCGCCGTGCTCGGGCGGCAGCGGCCGGTCGCCGTAGGTGTGCGCGATCCAGGCCCGGCCGCCGGTCACGTCGGCCAGCGGGACGTTCGTGGTGTATCCGCCGTCGCACACCGCGAGCAGGTGCGCCGCGCGAGCGCCCGCCCCGCCACCGGCCCCGTCGAGGAGCGTGTCGAGCGACACGCCCGTCCAGACGGTGTCGAACTTCGACCAGCGGGTGACGCAGTGGATGTCGGCGGTCGGGCGGTCCTGCGGCAGGTCCATGAACTCGGCCCACGTCCAGGTCCGCCGGTCGCCGGTCTCGGTCACCAGGGACAGCGTCCAGTCGTCCCGGCCGGTCCGCGGGGTGGGCCCGGCGGACAGGACCGGGAAGTCGTCG
Proteins encoded in this region:
- a CDS encoding CDP-alcohol phosphatidyltransferase family protein, which gives rise to MANFTLDDVRQRTYKARDAWWTVLLVDPLAARLVRFTANRTRITPNQLTVAALVLGLAAAACFAMADWQWLLAGALLYHLSFTLDCMDGKIARLKGTGSVFGAWLDYIFDRLRVLACAIALMAGQYAATGNVAYVWTALAVVFLDMLRYMDSLEIFKVRAQMRSALAKARREAESLELAELRAGGGGPDEVGARLASAERTLDADEAEDEDRVVGEEAAEKAADAVMQRGLYTRFPWYARVRDVLMRGRIRPHLFSGIEFQMGVFIVAPVAAAIVSGAIIPVVAVSAAGMLFFELVVIYKFWMATHAYNRNMAALEEKIAGYRDRLPEGEFERIQAGAGTSAG
- a CDS encoding DUF6510 family protein, which codes for MTWQEPDVRPAFARRPAAEPPAAAPVMDGLHLDGNALAGPLSRLFAPEMTSATVRCGACGLAGPLAAARLYAHAPGNVLRCRGCGTAVLRLIVADDRIHLDMPMGTALTVPVPPAGA
- a CDS encoding FAD-binding oxidoreductase; translation: MSGAATARGTSAPVRPAWYAAELTGDARENPITRTLRLRVPDWPGHLPGQHADVRLTADDGYRAVRSYSLAAPADGANVELTVQEVPAGEVSTYLVEGLPVGASVELLGPIGGWFVLDPADPAPVLLVAGGAGIVPVMCMLRARRDRTGAPPYTVAYSLRSPDVLCYGDELGRLATAGGAGGGTRLMLAYTRRAPSGHPRPPGRLTPSELAALGPSPDARPACFVCGPTGFVEAVAATLVDLGHDPSRVKTERFGPSGG
- a CDS encoding molybdopterin-dependent oxidoreductase gives rise to the protein MNTFSPGFHRRADRAAGDRLPPGQYLTDDFPVLSAGPTPRTGRDDWTLSLVTETGDRRTWTWAEFMDLPQDRPTADIHCVTRWSKFDTVWTGVSLDTLLDGAGGGAGARAAHLLAVCDGGYTTNVPLADVTGGRAWIAHTYGDRPLPPEHGGPARLLIPHLYFWKSAKWVRELRLLTEDRPGFWETAGYHNYGDPWREQRYTWS